In Oryza sativa Japonica Group chromosome 2, ASM3414082v1, the following are encoded in one genomic region:
- the LOC9268562 gene encoding uncharacterized protein: protein MGYDAMAHDASSPSTARDAKKKRIRGNRSAKLKQSKLDVRREQWLSQVKDGKEVKAVVSPGAAAGANSGSPILASPHPPLPRRRAEIRTREGDPEDFKEDSVGASQDVGSSDHESPLHSPVSYNPPIGCLQQKHCSGNGGGRSFSSGSSAWSSSRSVTDSDDDTGGSPENDDDGVLDDWEAVADALSVDDNHNHQDPVPADPPVVPASCPVPANAATRQEPIKSSTRAWSPDDAFRPQSLPSLSKQVSFPASMGNCWVAMGIGSAQKGVPSKPTSCPICYEDLDPTDSSFLPCPCGFHLCLFCHKRILEADGRCPACRKQYISASSGGETVGSEREMGNLRLSRSCSMGPRY, encoded by the exons atggGATACGACGCCATGGCCCACGACGCGTCCTCACCGTCGACCGCGCGCGACGCGAAGAAGAAGCGGATAAGG GGGAATCGGTCGGCGAAGCTGAAGCAGAGCAAGCTCGACGTGCGGCGGGAGCAGTGGCTTTCGCAGG TGAAGGATGGGAAGGAGGTGAAGGCTGTGGTATCCCCTGGAGCAGCGGCAGGAGCCAACTCCGGGTCGCCGATCCTCGCATCCCCGCACCCTCCACTCCCTCGCCGGCGTGCAGAGATTCGGACGAGGGAAGGGGATCCAGAGGATTTCAAGGAGGATTCAGTTGGCGCTAGCCAGGATGTTGGTAGCAGTGATCATGAGTCTCCGTTGCACAGCCCTGTCTCCTACAACCCTCCTATTGGCTGCTTGCAGCAGAAGCACTGCTCGGGCAATGGTGGTGGCCGTAGCTTCAGCAGCGGCAGCAGTGCTTGGTCCAGCTCTCGGAGTGTGACTGATTCTGACGATGACACTGGTGGTAGCCCCGAGAATGATGATGATGGAGTTTTGGATGATTGGGAAGCTGTTGCCGATGCACTCTCAGTGGATGACAACCATAATCACCAGGATCCAGTGCCGGCAGATCCACCAGTTGTACCTGCATCTTGTCCAGTGCCCGCTAATGCAGCAACAAGGCAAGAACCAATCAAGAGTAGTACAAGAGCTTGGAGCCCAGATGATGCATTCCGTCCACAGAGTTTACCCAGCCTCTCCAAACAAGTCAGCTTTCCAGCTAGCATGGGTAACTGTTGGGTGGCAATGGGGATAGGATCTGCACAAAAGGGAGTCCCCTCAAAGCCGACATCCTGCCCTATATGCTACGAGGACCTTGATCCAACAGATTCAAGCTTCCTCCCTTGCCCCTGCGGTTTTCATCTGTGTCTGTTCTGCCACAAGAGAATTCTTGAGGCAGATGGGCGCTGTCCTGCCTGCAGGAAGCAGTACATCTCAGCTTCTTCAGGTGGAGAAACGGTTGGAAGTGAACGTGAGATGGGGAATTTACGTCTGTCCCGTTCTTGTAGTATGGGTCCAAGATACTAA